One Salvia splendens isolate huo1 chromosome 12, SspV2, whole genome shotgun sequence genomic window carries:
- the LOC121758643 gene encoding serine/arginine-rich splicing factor SC35-like: MSHFGRSGPPDIRDTFSLLVLNITFRTTADDLFPLFDKYGKVVDVFIPRDRRTGDSKGFAFVRYKYQDEAQKAVEKLDGRVVDGREIMVQFAKYGPNAERIHRGRIEEPVSRLRSRGRSRSRSPRPRDRDRARSRRSDSRSRDKSEHDYPHDRHRDKRYRSRSRSRSRSLSGSPGYRRERGRGKYDKDDDERRRRSPSYRSASPIRRSPSPRRSPSPNKTPPSRDGSPTMDSYKKGPSTSISPSPRGRPDSPSPPPRSRRVSRSHSPRSEADE; this comes from the exons ATGTCGCACTTCGGCAGATCTGGGCCGCCGGACATCCGAGACACCTTCTCCCTTCTCGTCCTCAATATCACTTTTC GTACTACGGCGGATGATTTGTTTCCACTCTTTGATAAGTATGGCAAAGTCGTGGATGTGTTCATTCCCAGGGACCGGAG AACGGGGGACTCGAAGGGCTTTGCTTTTGTACGATATAAATATCAAGATGAAGCTCAGAAGGCTGTTGAGAAGCTAGATG GAAGAGTTGTTGATGGGAGAGAAATAATGGTTCAGTTTGCTAAATATGGGCCCAATGCTGAACGGAT TCATAGAGGTAGGATTGAGGAACCTGTTTCCAGGTTGAGGTCCAGAGGAAGGTCAAGAAGCCGCAGTCCTCGCCCGAG GGACAGGGACAGGGCTCGCAGTAGGAGAAGCGACAGTAGAAGTAGAGATAAAAGCGAGCATGACTATCCTCATGACAGGCACAGAGATAAGCGATACAGGAGCAGGAGTAGGTCTCGAAGCCGGAGCCTTAGTGGAAGTCCTGGTTATCGTAGAGAACGTGGAAGAGGAAAATATGATAAAGATGATGATGAGAGACGTAGACGGAGTCCGTCTTATAGAAG TGCTTCTCCTATTCGGCGAAGTCCCAGTCCTCGTAGGAGCCCATCTCCAAACAAAACACCTCCTTCTAGGGATGGAAGTCCTACCATGGATAGTTACAAAAAAGGGCCAAGCACATCTATAAGCCCCTCCCCACGCGGTCGTCCTGATTCTCCGAGCCCCCCTCCACGTAGTCGTCGTGTTTCTCGGAGCCACTCCCCACGTTCTGAGGCTGAT GAATGA